Below is a genomic region from Streptomyces roseoviridis.
GAGGGCGGCACGGCGCGGGCGGTGCCCTGGCGGTCCGTCACCGCCATGCACCAGGACGTCACGCGCACGTACGTGAACGGCGGCTACACCGGCACCCACTACGCGTACCGGCTGCGCACCGGCGCGCGGTGCGGGGTGACCGTCGGCGGGTTCCTCGACGAGGAGACGGCGGTGCCGCGGGCGGGTGATCCGCAGATCCGCGAGCTGGCCCAGATCGTCCTGGACGAGACGGTGCGGCGGGCGCTGCCCCCGGCGGTCACGGCCCTGGAGGAGGGCGAGCGGGTCGTGTTCGGCGAGGTGGCGCTGCACGCGGAGGGCATCGCGCTGCCGTCGGGGACGGCGCCGTGGGAGCGGGTGCGGCGGCTGGAGTGGCGCGGGGACGGGCTGGTCGTGGTGCGGACCGCGGGGGCCGGGCGCTGGGCGCGCGAGGCGAAGGACATCCCCGATTTCCCGGTGTTCTGGACGCTGGCGAAGGAGTTGTTCCCGCACGCGCGCGAGTTCCGCCGCTGAGGTGTGTCCGGATCGCGCGTCACTCGAACGGGCGTCTGGCCAACTCCCGCTGTTGTTGGGACATTGGAGGGAGCGCCAGGGGGCCTGGGGTGTCGGGGACGCCGGTGAGCCGGGGGGATCTGTGACGTGTCGACGGACGCGGCCGCGCGAGGTCGTGGCCCTGCTGGTCGTCTGGTGCGCGGTGGCCCTGGGGCTCGCGCCCGAAGCGGTCGCGGCGCCCCGGCAGGAGCCGGCGCCGGGCGTCGCCTACCGCAGCTTCGAGACCACGGCGGCGCACGGGAGGGTCCGGGTGCATCTGCTCTCCGTCGACCTGCGCCACGCGGGCGTCGAGGTCGATCTGCTGCACCCGGGGGTGGTGGCGGCGCGGGCGCCGCTGTCCCGGCTGGCGGACGCCAGTGGAGCGGTCGCCGGGATCAACGGGGACTTCTTCCACATGTCGGAGACGCAGCACCCGGGCGTGGAGGCGACCGGCGCGCCGGTCGGGCCCGCCGTCGCCGGCGGGCGCGAGCTGAAGGCGGCGGTGCCGCGGGGACAGCGCTTCGGGCCGGCGCTGCCGACGGGGACGGGGACGCGGGAGGTGCTCGGCGTCGGGACCGACCGCCGGGCCCGGATGGACCGGCTGGTCCTGGACGGGGCGGTCGACGCCCCGCAGGGCTCCTTCCCGCTGGGCGGGCTCAACCAGTACGCGCTGCCCGTGGGGTCCGTCGGCGCGTACACCGCCGACTGGGGCGACGCCTCACGGAAGCGCGCGGTGTGCGGGACGGACACCGACCGGGCGGCGCCCTGCTCCACGGAGACGTACGAGGTGACGGTGCGCGGCGACCGGGTGGTGGCCGTGTCGGACGCCCCGGGACGCGGCCCGGTCGCGCGGGACACCGAGGTCCTGGTGGGCCGGGAGGCGGGTGCCCGGCGGCTGCGGGCGCTGGCCGTCGGCGACCGGGTGAAGGTCCGCCACCGCCTGGTCGCGGAGGACTCCCGCGTGCCGTACCGCTTCGCCGTCGGCGGCCATCCGCTGCTGCGCGACGGCACGCCGCTGTCCGGCCTGGACCGGGTCACCCCGGCGGTGCGGACGGCGGCGGGCATCACGGACGGCGGCCGGGGACTGCTGCTGATGGCCCTGGACGGCTCGCCGGGCCTCCGGAGCGGGATGACGCTCGCCGAGGTCGCGGAGCTGCTCGCGCGGGAAGGCGCGCACGACGGATTCGGGCTGGACGGCGGCGGCTCGTCGACGCTGGTCGCGCGGGCGGCGGGCGAGACGTCGGTGACCGTGCGCAACCACCCGAGCGGAGGCATCGAGCGGCCCGTGCCGAACGGTGTCGGTGTCTTCTCGCGCCGCTGAGCGGGCCGGAGGCGAAGCCGCCGGGGCGGGCGGCCCCGGCGGCTGCGGTGGGTCACCGAGCGGACCGCGCCGGGCATGGCTAGCGTGGCCGGTGAGACAGAGACGTCATCGATCGGAAGCGAGTACGTCATGCCCTCACGACCTGAAGGCACCCCGGTCTGGACCGACGCGATGTTCACCGACATCGAGGGCGCGAAGTCGTTCTACGGCGACGTGCTCGGCTGGACCTTCGGCGAGTCCTCCTCGGAGTACGGCAACTACACCCAGGCCTACAAGAACGGCAAGGCCGTCGCGGCGGTGGTGCCGCCGATGCCCGGCCAGGACGGCGAGCCCAAGTCGGCCTGGTGTCTCTACTTCGCCTCTCCCGACGTCGCCGCCACGGCCGAGAAGATCCGGCAGGCGGGCGGGGCGGTCCTGATGGAGCCCATGCAGGTGGGCGAATTCGGCTCCATGTGCCTCGGGCAGGACCCGTCGGGCGTGGTGTTCGGCGTCTGGCAGCCCGGGACCCACGAGGGCTTCGAGCTGGAGGGCGAGCCGGGCAGCTACGTCTGGGCCGAGGTGTTCACCCGCGAGCCGGAGAAGGCCGACGACTTCTTCACCCGGGTCTTCGGCTTCCACTCGAAGAAGATCAAGGACGAGCACATGGACTACCGGGTCTTCGACCTCGGTGCCGATCCGCTGCTCGGCCGGATGGTGATGACGGCGGACGACTTCCCGGCCGACATCCCCGCCTACATCCAGATCTACTTCGCCGTCGACAACTGCGACAAGGCCGTCGAGGCGGCCGAGCGGGCCGGCGGCCGGAAGGTGTTCGGTCCGATGGACAGCCCCTTCGGCCGGTTCGCGGCGCTGCTCGACCCGCAGGGGGCGGCGTTCGCGGTGATCGACGTGCGGACGACCGTCGGCGAGATGCCCGAGATGGAGTGACCCGCACTCCCCCGTCGTACGCGTCGATGCCCGGGACCAGGAAGGTCTCGGGCATCGGCATGGCGCGGCCGTCCCGGCCGAGGGCTACCGGGGAGCGGTCTTCGCGGGGCCGGCGTTCTCCGGGCCGGGGGCGTCGTGGAACGGTCAGGGTCTGAGGCTGGAGACGACGTTGGCGGTGGCGGCCACGCCGTTCTGGATGGTGGGCGCCATGCTGGTGCTCGCCAGGAAGAAGCCGAGCAGCGCGCAGACGATGGCGTGCGAGAGCTTCAGGCCGCCGCTGCGGAGAAAGATCACGGCCAGGATCAGCAGAAGCAGTACCACGGACACGGAAATGGCCATCGCGCTCACCCTCCTTGCGCCGCACCAGAATTGCGGCGTTCGGCGGACAGTGTGACGTAACGGACGATCCGGACGGAGGCATGGCGGGGCGGCCATCCGGGTGACTTTCCGGATCCGGCCGTTCCTCAGGGCATGCCCAGGGCCTCGGCGATGCTCGGGTGGCGGACCGCCTCCAGCTCCTCGTCGGCGAGAAGGGCGGCGATCAGCGAAGCGCTGCCGAAGACCTCCGTGGCGCACAGGTCCCAGTCGGTGAGCACGAACCAACTCCCGTCGACCGCCCACCAGTTGGCCGGGAAGTTCGCTTCTCCCCCGGCGTGGTGGGCGGGGGCGTCGGCGAGCCGTCCGAGGCGGGCCGGGAGCGGCTGCCCGGCCCGCTCGATGCCGGCGTGGACGGCGTAGCACGGGGTGTCGGGTCCGCCGGGGCCGTGGCGTGCGAGGAGTTCGACGAGCCGTACGAGGCATGCGTGGTCGATCTCGCCGTCGGAGGGGCCGTCGTGGGCGTCGGCGGCGGCGATGCCCTCGAAGAGCAGGTACGAGGGGGTGTGCGGCCAGTCGGCCAGGCTGCGGCCGGCCTCCGCCAGGACCTCGTGCCAGCGCAGCCGGCGCCCCCGCTCGTCGCGGATGGTGTGCAGGATCCAGCAGCGGTCCTCGAAGCCCGCGCGCGGCTCGTGGCCGAGTTCGGCGTCGGGCCCGTCGAGGACGGGCCGCAGCCCGCCGAGGGGGTGGTCGTCGGGCAGCGGCGCCCAGGGACTGGTCATGACGCGTCCTGCACCGGCTCGACTGCCGCCCCGGGCGACGGAGTTCGGCCGCCCAGGCAGTCGGCCCACTCCACCGTGCGGTCGCACCAGCGCTCCAGGAGCACCCGGTCGTGGCCGACGGCGAGCAGGCCCGCGCCGGTCTCGGCGCGGTAGGACTCGACGGCCGTCACGAGGGCGGCGGTCGTCGAGGCGTCGAGCATGGCGGTCATCTCGTCGCAGATCAGCCAGCGGGGCCGCAGGACCAGGGAGCGGGCCAGGCAGGCGCGCTGCAGCTGGCCGTCGCTGACCTCGTGCGGGCGGCGGCCGAGGAGGTCCTCGGTGAGGCCGACGGCGGGCACGAGCTCGGCGAGCCGGCCGGGGACCTCGTCGCGGCGGCCGGTCGCGCGCAGCGGCTCGGCGATCAGGTCGGCGAGCCGCAGGCGGGGGTCGGCGGACAGGCGGGGCTGCTGGAAGACGACGCCGACGGCGGTGCGCAGGGCTCGGGGGGCGCGGTGCCGCCAGGCCCGTATCTCGGTGCCGTCGAGGACGACACGGCCGGCGTCGGGGCGGTGCAGCAGGGCGGCGACCCGGGCCAGGGTCGACTTTCCGCAGCCGCTGGGGCCGAGCAGGCCGACGGCCTCGCCGGGGGCGACGCCGAGGTTCGCGCCGCGCAGGACGGGGTGGCGCCGGTCGTATCCGGCGGTGATGTCGGTGAGTTCAAGCACGGGGTGCTCCGTCGGGGTGGTGGCAGGCGACGCCGGCGAGGAGCTCCGGGCGGGTGGCGCAGGCGTCGGTGGCCAGGGGGCAGCGCGGGGCGAAGGCGCAGCCGGGAGGCAGGTTCGACAGTTCGGGCGGCAGACCGGGGATCGGGGTGAAGCCGCGCTCGGGGAGGGCGTCGAGCAGTCCCCTGGCGTAGGGGTGCCGGGGGCCGGGTTCCCCGAAGAAGCGGTCGGCGGGTGCGATCTCGACGATCCGCCCCGCGTACATGACGGCCACCCGGTCGGCCACCCGCCGGGCCGCCGCCAGGTCGTGGGTGATGAGCAGCAGGGCCTTGCCCCGGTCGGCGTGGCGGCGCAGCTCGTCGGCGGTGCGGTCGACGAGCGCGCGGTCGAGTCCGGTGGTGGGTTCGTCGGCGAGCAGCAGCGGCGCGTCCCCGATGAGGGCGAGCGCGGTGGCGGCCCGCTGGGCGAGGCCGCCGGACAGCTCGTGCGGGTACCGGTCCAGGTGTCCCACGGGAAACGCGGCCCGCTCGGCGGCGGCCTCCGCCGCGGCCCGGCGCTCCCGGCGCGGCGTGCCGGTCAGCGCGCGTACGGTCTCCTCCAGCTGCGCCCGCACGGTGCGCACCGGCGTCAGATGCGCGGCCGGGCTCTGCGGCACGAGGCCGATCCGCCGCCCGCGTACGGTGCGGGCGAGGGTCCGCTCGTCGGCGGCGAGCAGGTCGACGGGGCCGTCCGCGCGCCGGCCGCTCTCGCCGGTCCGGGCAGCGGCGTCCTGCGGCTGCGTGCCGTCCCGGGGGCCGTCCGCGAGCAGGGCCGTTCCCTGCGTCTGGGCGTTCGCGGGGAGGAGGCCGAGGAGGGCGGAGGCCAGGACGGACTTGCCGCAGCCGCTCTCGCCGACGAGGGCGAGGCATTCGCCGGCCGCCAGGTCGAAGGAGACGTCGGTGACGGCGGCGACGGTGCGCCCGGCGCGGAGGCGGAAGCGGACGGTGAGGCCGCGGACGCTGAGCAGGGCGTCGTCGGCGCGTTCGGCGGTGACGGCCTGGAGGGCCCGCAGGACCTGCTCGTTCGCGGCGTTCACAGCATCAGCTCCGATCGTCGGCGGGGGTTCAGCCGGTCGCGCCAGACGCCGGCGAGGCCCGCGACGGCGAGGGTCGGCACGATGAGGAGGAGCCCGGGGAAGAGCGTCGGCCACCAGTCGCCGGCGAGCAGCGAGGAGCGGGCGCTCTGGACGAGGTTGCCGAGGCTGGCCTGGTGACTGGGCAGGCCGAGGCCGAGGAAGGAGAGCGCCGACTCGTGCCACATGGCGTGCGGCACCATGAGGACGGCGGCGAGGCCGGCCTGCGGCAGGACGGCGGGCAGCAGGTGCCGCACGGCGATCCGCCACCGGGACGCGCCGCCGGAGATCGCCGCGTCGACGAAGGGGCGGGAGCGCAGCGAGAGGACCTCGGAGCGGACGATCCGGGCGGTGGAGAGCCAGTGGGTGAGCGCCACGGAGACGATCACCGGCCAGACGCCGGGCCGGAACATGGCGACGATGAAAATGCCGAGCAGCAGGTGCGGCACGGACGCGAAGCCGTCGACGATCCGCATGACGAACCGGTCGGTGCGCCCGCCGAGCGCTCCGGCCGCGGCGCCGACGGCGGTGCCGATCACGGTGGCGACGAGCGCCGCGACCAGGCCGACGAGCAGGGAGATCCGCAGGCCGTAGACGCAGCGCAGCAGCAGGTCGCGGCCGACGTCGTCGGTGCCGAAGGGGTGCTCCCAGGACGGCGGCAGGAGCTTGCTGCCGAGGTCGACGGCCTGCTCGTCGAGCTGGACGAGGGGCGGTACGAGGAGGACGGCGAGCGCGACCGCGCCGGTGACGAGGGCCGAGCTCCACAGGCGGACGCGCCGGCTGC
It encodes:
- a CDS encoding DUF6585 family protein, with translation MGEHDRVTVPPPDETATRAAREAELGVYLRGFRARHDADDYDEDDRDQDGCAEDGRRPGRRGTLTRLCVLLLAGASLLLPAVATRLVGPELGVPLLLVPFGALARFLWRSFRVTTPSLRPGEYVYLYERGLVCPGEGGTARAVPWRSVTAMHQDVTRTYVNGGYTGTHYAYRLRTGARCGVTVGGFLDEETAVPRAGDPQIRELAQIVLDETVRRALPPAVTALEEGERVVFGEVALHAEGIALPSGTAPWERVRRLEWRGDGLVVVRTAGAGRWAREAKDIPDFPVFWTLAKELFPHAREFRR
- a CDS encoding phosphodiester glycosidase family protein, which translates into the protein MTCRRTRPREVVALLVVWCAVALGLAPEAVAAPRQEPAPGVAYRSFETTAAHGRVRVHLLSVDLRHAGVEVDLLHPGVVAARAPLSRLADASGAVAGINGDFFHMSETQHPGVEATGAPVGPAVAGGRELKAAVPRGQRFGPALPTGTGTREVLGVGTDRRARMDRLVLDGAVDAPQGSFPLGGLNQYALPVGSVGAYTADWGDASRKRAVCGTDTDRAAPCSTETYEVTVRGDRVVAVSDAPGRGPVARDTEVLVGREAGARRLRALAVGDRVKVRHRLVAEDSRVPYRFAVGGHPLLRDGTPLSGLDRVTPAVRTAAGITDGGRGLLLMALDGSPGLRSGMTLAEVAELLAREGAHDGFGLDGGGSSTLVARAAGETSVTVRNHPSGGIERPVPNGVGVFSRR
- a CDS encoding VOC family protein, encoding MPSRPEGTPVWTDAMFTDIEGAKSFYGDVLGWTFGESSSEYGNYTQAYKNGKAVAAVVPPMPGQDGEPKSAWCLYFASPDVAATAEKIRQAGGAVLMEPMQVGEFGSMCLGQDPSGVVFGVWQPGTHEGFELEGEPGSYVWAEVFTREPEKADDFFTRVFGFHSKKIKDEHMDYRVFDLGADPLLGRMVMTADDFPADIPAYIQIYFAVDNCDKAVEAAERAGGRKVFGPMDSPFGRFAALLDPQGAAFAVIDVRTTVGEMPEME
- a CDS encoding ABC transporter ATP-binding protein, with translation MLELTDITAGYDRRHPVLRGANLGVAPGEAVGLLGPSGCGKSTLARVAALLHRPDAGRVVLDGTEIRAWRHRAPRALRTAVGVVFQQPRLSADPRLRLADLIAEPLRATGRRDEVPGRLAELVPAVGLTEDLLGRRPHEVSDGQLQRACLARSLVLRPRWLICDEMTAMLDASTTAALVTAVESYRAETGAGLLAVGHDRVLLERWCDRTVEWADCLGGRTPSPGAAVEPVQDAS
- a CDS encoding ABC transporter ATP-binding protein, which translates into the protein MRALQAVTAERADDALLSVRGLTVRFRLRAGRTVAAVTDVSFDLAAGECLALVGESGCGKSVLASALLGLLPANAQTQGTALLADGPRDGTQPQDAAARTGESGRRADGPVDLLAADERTLARTVRGRRIGLVPQSPAAHLTPVRTVRAQLEETVRALTGTPRRERRAAAEAAAERAAFPVGHLDRYPHELSGGLAQRAATALALIGDAPLLLADEPTTGLDRALVDRTADELRRHADRGKALLLITHDLAAARRVADRVAVMYAGRIVEIAPADRFFGEPGPRHPYARGLLDALPERGFTPIPGLPPELSNLPPGCAFAPRCPLATDACATRPELLAGVACHHPDGAPRA
- a CDS encoding ABC transporter permease, whose translation is MADPHRTRSRRVRLWSSALVTGAVALAVLLVPPLVQLDEQAVDLGSKLLPPSWEHPFGTDDVGRDLLLRCVYGLRISLLVGLVAALVATVIGTAVGAAAGALGGRTDRFVMRIVDGFASVPHLLLGIFIVAMFRPGVWPVIVSVALTHWLSTARIVRSEVLSLRSRPFVDAAISGGASRWRIAVRHLLPAVLPQAGLAAVLMVPHAMWHESALSFLGLGLPSHQASLGNLVQSARSSLLAGDWWPTLFPGLLLIVPTLAVAGLAGVWRDRLNPRRRSELML